The bacterium genome contains the following window.
GGTGGCATAAGTCTTGGCTGATGAGCCGACGGATAACCCCCGTCGGTCACCGCGATCTTGTAAGGAAGCTCCACCGCTTCGGCTGGGAAGGACCGATCCCGGGATCGAAACACTTTCACATGGTGCATCGAGATCGAAGGTATCCGCTGATCATCCCGAACCCGCATTCCGGTCAGGAAGTGGGCGTGCCCTTACTCCGGCGAATCTTGCGCCAGGCCGGGATTTCACGTGACGAGTGGCTGAGCGTATGACGAATACAAACGTGCCAGCGATGAAGACTCCGCAATGAAGCCCACCCGAGTCAAAGACTCGGAGACAACCGTGAACGCGGATCGCATAGTTTCAGAGCCGCAAATCTCATAGTTTGTATAGCGCAGATCTTATAATTTAAGTGGCGCAAATCTCATAATATCCTTCGGCAGGGGTTAGTCTCCTGGCAACATGGTGAACCGATACCCGAGAATCGTCGAGCGCCTGCTCGAAGAAGAGTTGCTGTCGATCTTCCCCGCGGTGCTCCTGGTGGGGGCGCGCGGCGCCGGTAAGTCCACGTCGGCCGGCCGGTTCGCGGACACCACCATCGATCTCTCCATGCCCGGCCCAAAGCTTGCCGCCCGCCAAGATCCTGACGGGCTCCTTGCCGCCTCCCGGGGAACGGTGGTGATCGACGAGTGGCAGGAAGCGCCCGAGATCGTGGGCGCGGTGAAGCGATTCGTCGACACCGACCGCTCCCGCACGGCGGGCCGGTTCATCCTTACCGGCTCGGTGCGGGCGGCTCACCAAGCCGCCACCTGGCCGGGTACCGGTCGCCTCATCCGGGTGCGAATGTCGGGACTGACCCAGGGCGAGATCGAACATGACCGGGTGTACAACCCGATCGAAGAGCTGTTCTCGGCAGCCGACCCACCGAACGGAGGAGCCTGCAATCTCACCAGATCGGACTACCTAAGGCGTCTAGTCGCCGGTCGCTTCCCGGACGTGCTACGTCTGTCCGGACGCTCC
Protein-coding sequences here:
- a CDS encoding type II toxin-antitoxin system HicA family toxin, which produces MSRRITPVGHRDLVRKLHRFGWEGPIPGSKHFHMVHRDRRYPLIIPNPHSGQEVGVPLLRRILRQAGISRDEWLSV